One genomic window of bacterium includes the following:
- a CDS encoding cation transporter, which yields MASGSKKVIYAALIGNALIAITKFIASTLTGSSAMLSEGVHSLVDTGNQLLLLHGLRRSRQPADEEFPFGHGKEVYFWSFVVAILVFAVGAGVSIFEGIEHVLHPKPIESPMINYLVLGLAMLFEGTAWGFAFREFNAMRGKQSVFHAVRHGKDPTLFVVLFEDSAAMLGLFVAFVSVMLVQFTGNPIYDGVASIIIGLILGATAVWLAYESKSLLIGESASPEVVEGIRRIAQAEPGVEHLNEVLTMHMGPEYVLVNLSVDFSDSKTTSGVESTIDRLDRAIKREFPNVKRLFVEAESRDASPTDRSSADME from the coding sequence ATGGCATCCGGATCCAAAAAAGTCATCTACGCCGCGCTGATCGGGAACGCGTTGATTGCGATCACCAAGTTCATCGCATCCACGCTCACCGGAAGTTCGGCGATGCTCTCCGAAGGAGTGCACTCACTCGTCGATACGGGAAATCAGTTGCTGCTCCTGCACGGGTTGCGACGTTCTCGCCAGCCAGCGGACGAGGAGTTTCCCTTCGGCCATGGCAAGGAAGTCTATTTCTGGAGTTTCGTCGTTGCGATTCTGGTGTTCGCGGTGGGTGCGGGGGTTTCGATCTTCGAAGGCATCGAACACGTGCTTCATCCGAAGCCGATCGAGAGCCCGATGATCAACTACCTGGTACTCGGACTCGCGATGCTCTTCGAAGGGACTGCCTGGGGATTCGCATTTCGCGAGTTCAACGCCATGCGCGGCAAACAGTCCGTCTTTCATGCCGTGCGCCACGGCAAGGACCCGACCCTGTTCGTCGTGTTGTTCGAGGATTCTGCTGCGATGCTGGGGCTGTTCGTGGCCTTCGTCAGCGTGATGCTCGTCCAGTTTACCGGCAACCCGATCTACGACGGAGTGGCTTCGATCATCATCGGGTTGATCCTGGGCGCAACCGCAGTCTGGCTGGCGTACGAATCGAAGAGTCTCTTGATCGGAGAAAGCGCGAGTCCAGAGGTCGTGGAAGGAATCCGGAGGATCGCACAGGCCGAGCCAGGTGTTGAACACCTGAACGAGGTCTTGACGATGCACATGGGTCCCGAGTACGTGCTCGTGAATCTGAGTGTCGATTTTTCGGATTCGAAAACCACCTCGGGTGTCGAGTCGACGATCGACCGCCTCGATCGCGCGATCAAGCGGGAGTTCCCGAATGTCAAAAGGCTATTTGTAGAAGCAGAATCCCGAGATGCGTCCCCCACGGACAGGTCTTCGGCCGACATGGAGTAG
- a CDS encoding YihY/virulence factor BrkB family protein, with translation MMRSEQIVELGRRAIWDQDVDSLPAWKANGLRVARLIYKVVQDVLDGDLTLRAMSLVYTTLLSFIPLLAVSFSVLKGFGVGDQIEIYLDPLVAPLGEKGEEISQNIIGFVENIKVGTLGSVGLGMLLYTVISLVQKIESAFNYTWHTAQTRSFGQRFSDYLSVIMIGPLLMFSALGLTTAIMSNSFVQMIISIEPLGSVFHSLTLLVPYLLVIAAFTFVYTFVPNIRVKIGSAFVGALVAGILWQALGYIFASFVAGSGKYTAIYSGFAIVILFMFWLYISWLILLIGASIAFYHQHPEYLISASHHLRLSPRLKEKLALMVSYLIGQGYFRGQPAWTLDGLSTRLGLPADAVDGVVVAMCGQDLLTRTDSDPPGYLPARALERIRLIEVIEAVRSAEESTSLDLGRLRADQVVDQLYSGIDCALRDSLADRNLRDLVLEGTSSERN, from the coding sequence ATGATGCGAAGCGAACAGATCGTTGAACTAGGGCGCCGCGCCATCTGGGATCAGGATGTCGACTCCCTCCCGGCCTGGAAGGCGAACGGCCTGCGGGTAGCACGCCTCATCTACAAGGTCGTCCAGGACGTGTTGGACGGGGATCTCACGCTACGAGCGATGAGCCTGGTCTACACCACCCTGTTGTCGTTCATTCCGCTGCTCGCAGTGAGCTTTTCCGTGCTCAAGGGCTTCGGAGTCGGCGATCAGATCGAGATCTACCTGGATCCGCTGGTCGCACCGCTGGGCGAAAAGGGAGAGGAGATCTCGCAGAACATCATCGGATTCGTCGAGAACATCAAGGTGGGAACGCTCGGCAGCGTGGGCCTTGGCATGTTGCTGTACACCGTCATTTCCCTGGTGCAAAAGATCGAATCCGCGTTCAATTACACCTGGCACACGGCCCAGACACGGAGCTTCGGTCAACGCTTCAGTGACTATCTGAGCGTCATCATGATCGGCCCCTTGCTGATGTTCTCCGCCCTCGGACTGACGACTGCAATCATGAGCAATTCGTTCGTTCAGATGATCATTTCAATCGAACCGCTCGGGTCGGTTTTTCACTCCCTCACACTGCTGGTCCCGTATCTATTGGTCATCGCGGCCTTCACCTTTGTATACACCTTCGTGCCGAACATCCGGGTCAAGATCGGCTCGGCCTTCGTCGGCGCGCTGGTGGCGGGAATACTCTGGCAGGCGCTCGGGTACATATTCGCTTCGTTCGTCGCGGGTTCGGGCAAATACACGGCGATCTACTCCGGCTTCGCGATCGTGATCCTCTTCATGTTCTGGTTGTACATCAGCTGGCTCATCCTGCTGATCGGCGCGAGCATCGCCTTCTACCACCAGCATCCCGAATACTTGATCTCGGCGTCGCATCACTTGCGTCTGAGTCCGCGCCTCAAGGAGAAGCTAGCCCTGATGGTCTCGTACCTGATCGGTCAGGGGTACTTTCGCGGTCAACCCGCGTGGACTCTGGACGGGTTGTCGACGCGTCTTGGCCTCCCCGCGGATGCAGTGGACGGCGTCGTCGTTGCTATGTGCGGCCAGGATTTGCTCACGCGAACAGACTCCGACCCTCCTGGCTACCTTCCGGCCCGGGCGCTGGAACGGATTCGCCTGATCGAGGTAATCGAGGCCGTTCGCAGCGCCGAGGAGAGTACGAGTCTGGACCTGGGACGCTTGCGAGCAGACCAGGTGGTCGACCAACTCTACAGTGGAATCGATTGCGCGTTGCGCGACTCACTCGCAGACCGAAACCTGCGCGACCTCGTTCTCGAAGGCACCTCGTCAGAGCGGAACTAG
- a CDS encoding TetR/AcrR family transcriptional regulator: protein MSPKTSTRTSDSAGPRRRRTAEEAKSAILDAAEERLAEGGPEAVRLQDIAKAAGISHPTILHHFGSRDGLTQALAARAIADLDRDLLSALESTESEESVLGICERIFSEFGSTGHARLLAWRAMQADVHQAEAVEQSMLRHVTEAVHRRRSEWAAENDSPAPTFEDSYFVVRLGATALLGDAVVGEIVDRSVDPENRAAMPERFRSWLVHVLANHIGHSQPESGGD from the coding sequence ATGAGCCCCAAGACGAGCACAAGAACCTCGGATTCCGCAGGCCCGAGGCGCCGCCGGACCGCCGAAGAGGCCAAGTCCGCCATCCTCGACGCCGCGGAAGAGCGCCTGGCTGAGGGGGGACCCGAGGCTGTCCGCTTGCAGGACATCGCGAAAGCCGCCGGTATCTCCCACCCCACGATTCTTCACCACTTCGGCAGTCGCGATGGGTTGACCCAGGCTCTGGCCGCGCGAGCCATCGCAGACCTGGACCGGGATCTGCTCTCGGCCCTCGAGAGCACCGAGTCCGAAGAGTCGGTGCTCGGGATCTGCGAGCGAATCTTTTCGGAGTTCGGCAGTACAGGGCATGCGCGTCTTCTGGCCTGGCGGGCCATGCAAGCCGATGTGCACCAAGCAGAGGCCGTGGAACAGAGCATGCTGCGCCACGTGACCGAGGCCGTGCACCGTCGCCGCAGCGAGTGGGCTGCCGAGAACGATTCGCCTGCGCCGACCTTCGAGGACAGCTATTTCGTGGTCCGCCTGGGGGCGACTGCGCTACTGGGAGATGCGGTCGTCGGTGAGATCGTCGATCGGAGCGTCGATCCCGAAAACCGCGCTGCGATGCCGGAGCGTTTTCGCAGCTGGCTGGTTCACGTCCTGGCAAACCACATCGGACACAGTCAGCCTGAATCTGGCGGCGACTGA
- a CDS encoding NAD-dependent deacylase — MNPEQTQAVQVLRAWIDEAQSVTVLTGAGISTDSGIPDFRGPQGLWTKNPQAEKMATLSHYMSDPEVRERAWQSRIQMVGTERQPNSGHYALVELERRGKLKTLITQNVDGLHRAAGSSPSILVEIHGTVREVTCMSCGERRPMQYALDRVREGEKDPPCSNCGGILKSATISFGQGLVQEDLLRSEEAAKSCDLILAIGTTLGVYPIAAVVPIAKNSGARVVIVNGEATEMDELADALIRGSIGEVLPSICSA, encoded by the coding sequence ATGAACCCCGAGCAGACACAGGCCGTGCAAGTCTTACGCGCTTGGATCGACGAAGCGCAGTCCGTCACGGTGTTGACCGGCGCGGGCATCTCGACCGATTCGGGCATTCCCGATTTCCGCGGCCCGCAAGGTCTTTGGACCAAGAATCCGCAAGCCGAAAAAATGGCCACGCTTTCGCACTATATGTCGGATCCCGAAGTGCGCGAACGCGCCTGGCAGAGCCGGATCCAGATGGTCGGAACCGAACGCCAGCCCAATTCCGGGCATTACGCCCTGGTCGAACTCGAGCGTCGCGGAAAGCTGAAGACACTCATCACGCAGAATGTCGACGGACTGCATCGGGCGGCTGGAAGCTCCCCGTCGATCTTGGTGGAGATTCACGGAACGGTTCGCGAGGTCACGTGCATGAGTTGCGGCGAACGCAGACCCATGCAATATGCGCTCGACCGGGTGCGCGAGGGCGAGAAGGACCCGCCTTGCAGCAACTGCGGAGGCATTCTGAAATCCGCCACGATCTCGTTCGGACAGGGATTGGTGCAAGAGGATCTGCTGCGCTCCGAAGAAGCCGCGAAGTCATGTGATCTGATCCTGGCAATAGGCACGACACTTGGCGTCTACCCGATCGCAGCCGTCGTGCCGATTGCAAAGAACTCGGGTGCTCGTGTGGTGATCGTGAACGGAGAAGCCACAGAGATGGATGAACTGGCCGATGCGCTGATCCGGGGTTCGATCGGCGAAGTTCTGCCGAGTATCTGTTCGGCTTGA
- a CDS encoding DUF3604 domain-containing protein, translated as MIRSLVLVVLGLVLISVGLLVGIRDGAFGVHSNARRATQMPVPEERVTERTEFRAAVSNSMRGAEANGGTQILFGDLHVHTTFSADAFQLAMPIAGGEGAKPAADACDFARFCSGLDFWAISDHAEQLTPRHWSETIDAVRQCDAIASDPNNPDLVSFLGWEWTQIGETPETHYGHKNIILRGLEARDIPTRPIGASGLAASFSRNRSPLASRVLPLLLDWPHRRTYLDLARYQEDLLAIGDCARGVDVHELPSDCMEVAATPEELFEKLEQWGVDALVIPHGTTWGEYTPLGLDFADKLTPAQHNSAREKLIEVYSGHGNAEEYRSWRHTDLDDEGRASCPEPTDNFLPCCWRAGELIAERCGEISPEACGARVHAARRNFLNAGIEGMRTVSGATAEEWLGCGSDRTLFNPAGQYRPGGSVQYSLAISGQKQNADPLRYRWGFIASSDTHRARPGNGYKDRMRRRYADIAGAPDERFSGLIPGTRGERSAKSIPAEQLADVPLFARPEFERQSSYFLTGGLAAVHSKGRDRNSIWQALQTREVYGTSGPKILLWFDLLNGPDGRKPMGSDVAMLDEPWFRVRAAGAQKQKPGCPEHAERALTSARLEQICRGECDNPGDDRYVITRIEIVRIRPQLEASEAIPPLIEDPWLKLACDGDSEGCVVDFRDPEYISGKREFIYYARAIQEPSAAVNAAGERCEYDEDGRCLQVSPCYGDYRTDFDDDCLAPNEERAWSSPIYLRPVRGPVSNGEI; from the coding sequence ATGATCCGATCGCTAGTTCTCGTTGTACTGGGGTTGGTCCTGATCAGTGTGGGATTGCTGGTCGGAATCCGCGACGGCGCCTTTGGCGTTCATTCGAACGCACGACGAGCGACACAGATGCCAGTACCCGAAGAACGGGTCACAGAACGAACAGAGTTTCGTGCGGCAGTTTCGAACTCGATGCGCGGTGCCGAAGCCAACGGAGGCACACAAATCCTGTTTGGAGACCTGCACGTACACACGACGTTCTCAGCTGATGCCTTCCAGCTTGCCATGCCGATTGCAGGCGGAGAAGGAGCCAAACCCGCTGCCGATGCTTGCGACTTTGCGCGCTTTTGCTCGGGTCTGGATTTCTGGGCGATCTCCGATCACGCCGAACAGCTCACGCCACGACACTGGTCTGAGACGATTGATGCCGTGCGACAGTGCGATGCAATCGCAAGCGATCCCAACAATCCGGACCTGGTCTCGTTCCTGGGCTGGGAGTGGACCCAGATCGGAGAAACTCCCGAGACTCACTACGGTCACAAGAACATCATCCTGCGAGGACTGGAAGCCCGGGACATTCCCACTCGCCCGATCGGTGCGAGCGGACTTGCAGCCTCGTTCAGTCGCAATCGCAGTCCGCTGGCCAGCCGCGTCCTACCGTTGCTTTTAGACTGGCCGCACCGGCGCACCTACCTGGATCTGGCCCGCTATCAAGAGGATCTGCTCGCAATCGGCGACTGTGCCAGAGGCGTCGACGTACACGAACTACCGTCGGACTGCATGGAGGTCGCAGCCACTCCAGAGGAGTTGTTCGAAAAACTCGAACAGTGGGGAGTTGACGCACTGGTCATTCCCCACGGCACGACCTGGGGCGAGTACACACCTCTGGGGCTGGACTTCGCGGACAAACTCACTCCTGCACAACACAATTCGGCTCGCGAGAAGCTGATCGAGGTGTACTCCGGTCACGGAAACGCTGAAGAGTATCGCTCCTGGCGCCACACCGACCTGGACGATGAGGGACGCGCCAGCTGTCCCGAACCTACCGATAATTTCCTGCCCTGTTGCTGGCGCGCGGGAGAGTTGATCGCGGAGCGCTGCGGAGAGATTTCTCCCGAAGCCTGCGGTGCACGGGTTCACGCCGCACGCCGCAATTTCCTGAACGCCGGGATCGAGGGCATGAGGACGGTTTCCGGTGCGACGGCCGAAGAGTGGCTCGGCTGTGGGTCGGATCGAACCCTGTTCAACCCCGCCGGACAGTACAGACCCGGGGGATCGGTACAGTACTCCCTGGCGATCTCCGGCCAGAAACAAAATGCCGACCCACTGCGCTATCGCTGGGGTTTCATCGCTTCGAGCGACACCCATCGCGCGCGTCCGGGCAATGGATACAAAGATCGGATGCGGCGTAGATACGCCGATATCGCAGGTGCACCTGATGAGCGCTTCAGTGGCCTGATTCCCGGCACCCGTGGCGAGCGATCTGCCAAATCCATACCAGCCGAACAACTAGCCGATGTTCCGCTTTTCGCGCGACCCGAGTTCGAGCGCCAGAGTTCGTACTTTTTGACCGGTGGGCTCGCAGCCGTACACTCGAAAGGTCGTGACCGGAACTCGATCTGGCAGGCCCTTCAGACACGCGAGGTGTACGGAACCTCGGGACCGAAGATTCTGCTCTGGTTCGATCTGCTCAACGGCCCCGACGGTCGGAAACCGATGGGGTCAGACGTTGCAATGCTCGACGAACCGTGGTTTCGCGTGCGCGCGGCGGGTGCCCAGAAACAGAAACCCGGCTGCCCGGAACACGCAGAGCGCGCTCTTACGAGCGCTCGACTCGAACAGATCTGCCGAGGCGAGTGCGACAACCCCGGAGATGATCGATACGTAATCACACGGATCGAGATCGTACGCATACGTCCGCAACTCGAAGCGAGCGAAGCGATCCCACCACTGATCGAAGACCCCTGGTTGAAGCTCGCGTGCGACGGCGACAGTGAAGGCTGCGTGGTCGACTTTCGCGATCCCGAGTACATAAGTGGGAAGCGCGAGTTCATCTACTACGCACGTGCGATCCAGGAACCCAGCGCTGCGGTCAACGCTGCCGGAGAGCGCTGCGAGTACGACGAAGACGGCCGCTGCTTGCAGGTAAGTCCGTGTTACGGTGACTACCGGACGGATTTCGACGATGACTGCCTGGCCCCCAATGAAGAACGCGCATGGTCATCGCCGATCTACCTACGACCCGTTCGCGGCCCTGTTTCAAATGGAGAAATCTGA
- a CDS encoding SDR family NAD(P)-dependent oxidoreductase, with translation MAISDPTSSAIVVGVGPESGLGGALCRRLGREGLHVFVAGRTPENIERVADSIRKDGGSATPVVTDATVEEDVIRLFDVAQAQGPVLELVIYNAGNNAWGSFVEMEAEFFENMWRVGCFGGFLVGREAARRLAPLKKGSVLFMGATASLRGRPPFTAFASAKAGLRAITQAMAREFGPQGIHVAHVVIDGAVDGDKINRNLPDYAKSKGEDGMLNIEAVSDTFWMLHKQHRSAWTLELDLRPFKETF, from the coding sequence ATGGCAATTTCGGATCCGACAAGTTCGGCCATCGTGGTAGGCGTGGGACCAGAGTCCGGCCTCGGCGGTGCACTCTGCCGCCGCCTGGGGCGCGAAGGTCTACACGTATTCGTAGCCGGTCGAACGCCCGAGAACATTGAACGCGTGGCGGATTCGATCCGCAAAGACGGAGGCTCGGCAACTCCCGTGGTGACCGATGCTACCGTGGAAGAGGACGTGATTCGGCTCTTCGACGTGGCACAGGCTCAGGGTCCAGTTCTCGAACTCGTGATCTACAACGCGGGCAACAACGCCTGGGGTAGCTTTGTCGAGATGGAAGCGGAGTTCTTCGAGAACATGTGGCGGGTCGGATGCTTCGGTGGATTCCTGGTGGGTCGCGAGGCCGCGAGACGCCTGGCTCCACTGAAGAAGGGATCCGTGCTTTTCATGGGCGCGACCGCATCGCTGCGCGGCAGGCCCCCATTTACAGCCTTTGCCTCGGCAAAGGCAGGCCTGCGGGCGATTACCCAGGCCATGGCGCGCGAATTCGGCCCCCAGGGAATCCATGTTGCGCACGTCGTGATCGACGGCGCCGTCGACGGTGACAAGATCAACCGGAACCTTCCGGACTACGCGAAATCCAAGGGCGAGGACGGCATGCTCAATATCGAAGCCGTCTCCGACACATTCTGGATGCTGCACAAGCAACATCGCAGCGCGTGGACCCTCGAACTCGACCTGCGTCCGTTCAAAGAGACGTTCTAG
- a CDS encoding serine hydrolase, whose translation MARVFATPHVQATGETHATVVIHRGRLVAERYAVGKNADETFYSWSMAKSMLHACLGMMVRDGKLDVQAPAAVPGWQDESDPRRQITVDQLLRMSSGLGFNEDYVDAETSDAIEMLFGSGKPDAAAYAESKSLEHSPGSFWPYSSGTTNILAALLGRLIGGDPSAYRGFLHSRLFDRIGMSSADPRFDDAGNWVASSFVFARAEDFARFGLLYLRNGIWEGERLLPEGWVDYARTPTPTNELGEYGAHWWLATDGTGTFSANGYRGQYIVLSPERDVIVVRHGATEPDQAGGNYLYMREILDCFPVGEPTD comes from the coding sequence ATGGCGCGCGTGTTCGCCACGCCACACGTCCAGGCGACAGGCGAGACACACGCGACAGTGGTCATCCACCGCGGCCGACTCGTTGCCGAACGCTACGCAGTGGGGAAGAACGCCGACGAGACGTTCTACTCCTGGAGCATGGCCAAGAGCATGCTCCACGCCTGCCTCGGCATGATGGTTCGGGACGGCAAGCTCGATGTTCAGGCACCTGCCGCGGTGCCAGGCTGGCAGGATGAGAGTGATCCACGTAGGCAAATCACAGTGGATCAGCTGCTTCGCATGAGCAGTGGGCTGGGTTTCAATGAAGACTACGTCGACGCCGAGACTTCGGACGCAATCGAGATGCTATTCGGAAGCGGAAAGCCAGATGCAGCCGCCTACGCTGAGAGCAAGAGCCTCGAGCATTCACCCGGCAGTTTCTGGCCGTACTCGAGTGGAACGACGAATATTCTGGCGGCATTGCTCGGTCGACTGATCGGTGGAGACCCGAGTGCGTATCGCGGGTTTCTGCACTCCCGGCTTTTCGACCGGATTGGCATGAGCAGTGCGGATCCTCGCTTTGACGACGCCGGAAACTGGGTCGCGTCCTCTTTCGTTTTCGCGCGTGCAGAGGACTTTGCGCGGTTCGGACTCCTCTACCTGCGCAATGGGATATGGGAAGGTGAGCGACTTCTTCCTGAAGGATGGGTCGACTATGCTCGCACACCGACTCCGACCAACGAACTGGGCGAGTACGGCGCGCATTGGTGGCTTGCGACCGACGGTACCGGCACTTTCAGCGCTAACGGATACCGCGGCCAGTACATCGTGCTTTCACCGGAGCGAGATGTGATCGTTGTGCGCCACGGTGCAACCGAGCCCGACCAGGCCGGTGGAAACTACTTGTATATGCGCGAAATCCTGGACTGCTTCCCAGTCGGTGAACCGACGGACTAG
- a CDS encoding response regulator: MSEPDTELNRRILIVDDNESIHRDYRRVLETDDSSHEIEEMEAELFGEPSKPSFHMRSFELDSAYQGQQAIEMVSQSLLNANPYALAFVDMRMPPGLDGLQTISALWEIDPEILIVICTAYSDYEWSEMREVLGGTDKVLILKKPFDNVEVLQLASTLAEKWKLARQANLNTAELESKVQIRTREIERTRDDLIEANRELEEARSEAENANRAKSEFLANMSHEIRTPMNGVLGMVSLLRDTTLTRSQCDYVETLTHSADSLLTLINDILDFSKIEAGKLRFEPIPFDLRASVEEVADLMCPKAVENGIELIVRYAPDMPRDLIGDPARIRQIVTNLVSNAIKFTHSGHVLIDVSPISQESDHVTFRLKIEDTGIGIGEENLGRIFEEFTQAEASTTRRYGGTGLGLAIVSRLIGLMGGSVHVESTSGQGSCFWIELTLRLSDSKRGTLPSSALQGLRALIVDQYQVNRQVISEQLRAMGLEAEVANSGERALEMLEQAQLNEMPFQIALIDHVLPAMNGEMLAQHIKNNASFEDLVLVLFASAGRTGDAQRMKEAGFAAYLTKPLGQLHLEPVLEIVWGAKQQGIEIDLVTRHTVAETTGGRMVSTPSKRKPGTHRILLVEDSVVNQKVAVHLLKKAGCSIEIAANGREAVEMAQANSYDLVFMDCQMPEMDGYEATRCIRETESGPEHLPIVAMTANAMAGDKQKCLDAGMDGYLSKPITQGSVSAEIERWTSAPASKSDPTAD, from the coding sequence TTGAGCGAACCCGACACCGAACTGAATCGACGGATCCTGATCGTCGACGACAACGAGTCGATCCATCGTGACTATCGTCGGGTCCTGGAAACAGACGACTCGAGTCACGAGATCGAAGAGATGGAAGCGGAACTCTTCGGAGAGCCGAGCAAGCCCAGCTTCCACATGCGGAGTTTTGAACTCGACTCCGCCTACCAGGGCCAGCAGGCCATCGAGATGGTCAGTCAGTCGTTGCTCAACGCCAATCCCTACGCACTCGCGTTCGTAGACATGCGCATGCCCCCTGGGCTCGACGGTCTGCAGACGATCAGCGCCCTCTGGGAAATTGATCCGGAGATCCTGATCGTCATCTGCACTGCGTACTCCGACTACGAGTGGTCCGAGATGCGCGAAGTGCTGGGCGGAACCGACAAAGTCCTGATCCTGAAGAAGCCGTTCGACAACGTCGAGGTATTGCAACTCGCATCCACTCTGGCTGAAAAGTGGAAACTCGCACGCCAGGCCAACCTCAACACCGCGGAACTCGAATCAAAAGTCCAGATCCGGACGCGCGAGATCGAACGCACCCGGGATGATCTGATCGAGGCAAACCGGGAACTGGAAGAGGCAAGATCAGAGGCGGAAAACGCCAACCGAGCGAAGAGCGAGTTCCTTGCGAATATGAGCCATGAGATTCGTACACCAATGAATGGTGTATTGGGCATGGTTTCGTTGCTTCGCGATACGACACTGACCCGCTCCCAGTGCGACTACGTCGAGACGCTGACTCATTCGGCCGACTCGCTCCTCACTCTGATCAACGACATCCTCGACTTCTCCAAGATCGAGGCAGGCAAGCTCCGATTTGAGCCGATCCCCTTCGACCTGCGCGCTTCCGTCGAAGAGGTTGCGGATCTGATGTGCCCAAAGGCGGTCGAGAACGGCATAGAACTGATCGTGCGCTACGCCCCGGACATGCCCCGCGACCTGATCGGTGATCCTGCACGGATTCGACAGATCGTTACGAATCTGGTCAGCAACGCGATCAAGTTCACACACTCCGGTCACGTCCTGATCGATGTATCTCCCATTTCCCAGGAAAGCGATCACGTCACCTTCAGGCTGAAGATCGAGGATACAGGGATAGGAATCGGCGAAGAGAACTTGGGGCGGATCTTCGAGGAGTTCACACAGGCCGAGGCATCGACGACACGCCGCTACGGTGGAACTGGATTGGGCCTGGCGATTGTGAGCAGGCTCATCGGACTGATGGGCGGGTCGGTGCACGTGGAGAGCACGAGCGGCCAGGGTTCGTGTTTTTGGATCGAGCTCACACTTCGTCTCTCGGATTCAAAGCGAGGGACACTGCCCTCTTCCGCGCTTCAAGGTCTCCGAGCTCTCATCGTCGACCAGTATCAGGTCAACCGACAGGTCATCAGCGAACAACTGCGCGCAATGGGACTTGAAGCAGAGGTGGCAAACTCGGGTGAACGGGCCCTGGAGATGCTCGAGCAGGCTCAATTGAACGAGATGCCGTTCCAGATCGCCTTGATCGATCACGTACTTCCCGCGATGAACGGCGAGATGCTCGCGCAGCACATAAAGAACAACGCGAGCTTCGAAGATCTGGTGCTCGTCCTCTTTGCATCCGCAGGCAGAACCGGGGATGCTCAACGCATGAAGGAGGCGGGCTTCGCAGCATATCTGACGAAACCGTTGGGACAACTACACCTCGAGCCGGTCCTGGAGATTGTCTGGGGCGCAAAACAACAAGGCATTGAAATCGACCTTGTCACTCGACACACCGTGGCAGAAACCACTGGCGGACGCATGGTCTCGACTCCCTCCAAGCGCAAGCCCGGCACACATCGCATCCTATTGGTCGAAGACAGCGTCGTGAATCAGAAAGTTGCGGTACATTTGCTGAAGAAGGCGGGCTGTAGTATCGAGATCGCGGCCAACGGACGCGAAGCTGTCGAGATGGCACAGGCCAATAGCTACGACCTGGTGTTCATGGACTGTCAGATGCCTGAGATGGACGGTTACGAGGCAACTCGATGCATCCGCGAAACAGAGAGCGGTCCCGAGCACCTTCCGATTGTCGCCATGACTGCAAATGCGATGGCCGGTGACAAACAGAAGTGCCTCGATGCCGGGATGGACGGATATCTTTCAAAGCCGATCACACAGGGATCCGTCAGTGCCGAAATCGAACGATGGACATCCGCTCCAGCATCGAAGTCCGATCCAACAGCGGACTGA